Proteins encoded together in one Papaver somniferum cultivar HN1 unplaced genomic scaffold, ASM357369v1 unplaced-scaffold_21, whole genome shotgun sequence window:
- the LOC113339568 gene encoding metalloendoproteinase 4-MMP-like — MEQHQQNNDCVHFWPTLLPLETQDYEHANITTGFYYGDHGDGAPFVNKTVLAHATGPGSGAQIHFNAAFTWSVDFNSEKSEDAFDLESVAIHEIGHVLGLDHSSVQESVMSIKWPSIQPRAKKLDLSLDDVNGAQI; from the exons ATGGAGCAGCATCAGCAAAataatgattgtgttcatttctGGCCAACTCTCCTCCCATTGG AAACTCAAGACTACGAGCATGCTAACATCACCACAGGTTTTTATTATGGTGACCATGGGGATGGGGCTCCATTTGTTAATAAAACTGTGCTTGCACATGCAACTGGTCCGGGATCAGGCGCACAGATACATTTCAATGCGGCATTTACTTGGTCAGTTGATTTCAATTCAGAGAAATCAGAAGATGCCTTTGATTTGGAATCCGTGGCGATACATGAAATCGGGCATGTGTTAGGGCTGGATCATTCGTCTGTTCAGGAATCTGTCATGAGTATCAAATGGCCTTCCATACAACCAAGAGCGAAAAAGTTGGACTTGTCTCTGGACGATGTCAATGGTGCTCAAATCTGA